The sequence TTACGCTGACGCTGCGGAGACCGTACGCGCCGGGCGGCTTTCCGGAGGCTCCGTCTCCGCGGCGGGATCGAACGATCGCGACGATGCTGTCGCTGCTTCCGGGGATCGGCCACATCTATTTAGGACGGAGTCGCCGCGGGTTGACGCTCTTGATCGCCGCGGCCGCCTGCGCCATCGTTCCGCTCCTGGCGGCGCTCGTGTTGGGCGAAGAGACGATGCTGCTCGGCTGGTTCGCGGTGCCGGCGCTCATCGCGTTCGCCGCGATCGACGCCGCGGAAGCGGCGAATCGCTCCGAGCTCGACGCCTTGCGGCCCGAGGACGACTTCGACGCTTGGTTCGTTCCCGGGTCGGACGGCCGTCGTCCGGTCGTCGCCCTGTTCCTGTCGCTCGTGCCCGGGGTAGGGCATCTGTACCTCGGCTCGCTGTTCGCCGGGCTTCGATTGCTCGGCGCCTTGCTCCTGCTCCTATTCTTAAAGCGGGAATACGGCATCGACTTGGCCGTCTACGCGCTGCCGCTGCTGTGGTGTTGGGCGTTCTTCGACGCGCTCCGCCGCGTGTCGCCGGTCGGCTTCGGCGGCTTGGACGCCGACGAGGCGCCGGTATGGTCGTCCGCGGTCGCTCGCTGGGCGGGCATCGGACTGATCGTGCTCGGGGGATACGTCGCATTCGACCGCATCGTCGTTTCGGCGGCGCTCGAGTGGCTGCCGAACGCGGATTGGTTGTTCAGGTACCGCCGCTGGGCGGAGCCGATGCTGATCGCCGGGCTGTTCCTCGGCGTCGGGCTCGAGCTGCTGCGCGGACGGCATCGTACGTAACGATAGGGGGAGGGCGGAGACGCTCTCCCCCTTGGCGTTGCCCCCCCTTCTTATGGTATAAAGAGGGAAGGAGGCGATGAAATGGCAACGTTCGAACAACATTTACATAACTATGTGAGCTTGGGGGTCCGGGTCGGCGTCAATCTGCAGCCGGGCCAGACGCTCGTCATTCAGGCGCCCACGACGGCGGCCGAGCTCGTCCGGTTGGCGGCGAAAGAAGCGTATTCGCTCGGCGCCCGTTACGTGCACGTCGAATGGAACGACGACCCGTTGACTCGCATCCGATACGAGCTTGCGCCGGAGGAGTCGTTCGGCGACGGCCCGGCGCTGCGGGCGCACAATTACGATCAGCTGATCGCGCGAGACGCCGCGTTCTTGTCGCTCGTATCCGCCAATCCGGACCTGCTGACGGGGATCGACCCCGATCGGGTGGCGGCGGCGACGAAGGCGATGCGGTCGGCGATGACGAACTTCTACGACGGGGTACGTTCCGACAAGTTCAGCTGGAGCATCCTTGCCGTGGCGAGCGAGGTGTGGGCGGATAAGATGTTCCCGAACGAACCGCAGGAACGCCGGCTCGAGACGCTCTGGAACGCGATTTTCCGCGCGACGCGGGCGGATTTGGCGGATCCGGTGGGCGCATGGAACGCGCACTTGAAGCAGCTGGCCGAGAAGAGCGATTACCTGAACGCCAAGCGGTACCGCGCGCTGCATTATACTGCCCCGGGCACCGATCTCGTCGTGGAGCTGGCGGACGATCATCAGTGGGTCGCCGGGGACAGCGTCAACGAGAAGGGCACGACGTTCGTCGCCAACATGCCGACGGAGGAAGTGTTCACGGCGCCGAAGCGCGACGGCGTGAACGGCACGGTGCGCAGCACGAAGCCGCTCAACTACGGCGGAACGCTGATCGACGACTTCGCCTTCACGTTCAAGGACGGGAAGATCGTCGACTTCTCGGCAGGCACCGGGGGCGAGACGCTGAAGCGTCTGCTCGATACCGACGAGGGGGCCCGCTATTTAGGCGAGGCCGCGCTCGTCCCGCATCGTTCGCCGATCTCGGATACGGGGATGATCTTCTACAATACGTTGTTCGACGAGAACGCGTCGAACCATCTCGCCATCGGCAGCGCCTACGCCTTCAGCGTGATAGGCGGCAAGACGATGACGAAGGAGCAGCTCGCGTCCAAGGGGCTGAACGACAGCTTGACGCACGTCGACTTCATGATCGGCTCCGCCGAGATGAACATCGACGGGCTGACGGCGGACGGCGAGCGGGAGCCGATCTTCCGCGGCGGCAATTGGGCGATCTAATCGGTAGGCATGTATTGGAAAAAGGCCGGCATCGGGGTTCCCGATGCCGGCCTTGCTTGCGCTTCGCGCCTTGTTATCCGCGAAGCACGTCTTCGATGCGCTGCAGCTCTTCGCTCGCGAAGTCGAGGTTGTCCAGCGCGGCGACGTTCTCCTCGATTTGGCTCGCCCGACTGGCGCCGATGAGCGCCGACGTCACTCTTCCTTCGCGGAGCACCCAAGCGAGCGCCAGCTGCGCCAGGGACTGTCCGCGAGCGGAGGCGATCTCGTTCAGCTTGCGCACCTTCGCGACTTTCTCCTCGGTGACGTCCTTCGCGTTCAGGAACGGCGACGTCGTCTTCGCCGCGCGGGAATCGCTCGGGATGTCCCCGGCCAAGTATTTGTTGGTCAGCAGTCCTTGCGCCAACGGCGTGAAGGCGATGCTGCCGACGCCGTTCTCTTGGAGGACGTCTTGCAAGCCGTTCTCGATCCAACGGTTGAACATCGAATAAGACGGCTGATGAATCAACAGCGGCGTGCCCAACTCGCGAAGGATGCGCACCGCTTCGCGCGTCTGCTCGGCCGAGTAATTGGAGATGCCGACGTACAACGCCTTGCCTTGCCGGACGACGTGGTCGAGCGCGGCCATCGTCTCCTCGAGCGGCGTCTCCGGGTCGGGGCGGTGGGAGTAGAAAATATCGACGTAGTCGACATTGAGCCGCTTCAAGCTCTGGTCGAGACTCGAGACGATGTACTTCCGCGAGCCCCATTCGCCGTACGGCCCCGGCCACATATAGTAGCCCGCTTTCGTCGAGACGATCAGCTCGTCGCGGTACGGCGCCAAGTCGGTCTTCAGCAGGCGGCCGAACATCTCTTCGGCGGAGCCCGGAGGCGGACCGTAGTTGTTCGCCAGATCGAAATGCGTAATGCCGAGGTCGAACGCCTTGCGCACCATGTCGCGGCCGTTCTCGAACGTGTCGACGCCTCCGAAGTTGTGCCAGAGGCCGAGAGAGATCGCCGGCAGCTTCAAGCCGGAAGCCCCGGTTCGCCGATACTTCATTCCTTCGTATCTCGAAGAATTGGCTGCATATGGCATAAAAAAGATTCCTCCCGTTCGTAGTTTCGTGTAACATATACCATTATAGTGAAACCGCATTCGCGAAAGCAAAGGAGGAGTTGCATTCGATTTCGAATCGCGCTTCGGCTATAATGAACGCGATTGGATTTCGTAAAAGAGAGACGAGGGAATAATCGATGAGCAGATGGAAGTGGATCCCCGCCATGCTCGCCTCGGCGCTTGCGGGCGGCGCCGTGGCTTATACATACGCGAGCTTGAACCAGAGCGGTATCTCCAAGCTGGAGAACGCGATGGATCTGATCGAAGACGGATATTTGGAGCCGGTCGACCGGTCGAAGCTGATCGACGGCGCGATCGAAGGCATGCTGCGGTCGCTCGAGGATCCGTATACGACGTATATGGATCAAGAGGAAGCGAAAGCGTTCTACGAAAGCATCAACGCTTCCTTCGAAGGCATCGGCGCGACGATGGAGGAGATCGACGGCCGCATCGTCGTCGTGGCTCCGATCAAGGGTTCGCCCGCGGAGGCGGCCGGCGTCAAACCGGGCGATCAGGTGATCAAGGTCGGGGACAAGAGCCTGGAGGGCATGAAGGTGCATGAAGCCGTCCTGCTTATCCGCGGGAAGAAAGGAACGACAGCCGACTTGACGATCGTTCGGGACGGCAAAGAGGTGAAGCTGTCGATCGTGCGAGACACGATCCCGCTCGAGACGGTATACGCCGAGCTGAGGGAAGACGGCGTGGGCGTCATACGGATTTCGTCGTTCGCGGAAACGACGTCCGAAGAATACCTGAAGGAAGCGAAGCGGCTCCTGAGCGAAGGAATGAAGGGGCTCGTGCTCGACCTCCGGCAAAACCCGGGCGGTCTCACCGACACGGCCGAGGAAGTCGCGGAGACGCTCGTGCCCGACGGAGAACCGATCGTTCAATTCAAGCGACGCGGCCACCCCGCGGAAGTATCCCGATCCGACTATAACGATATCGGTCTCGGGGAGCTTCCCGTCGTCGTGTTGATCGACGCCGGGAGCGCAAGCGCGGCGGAGATCGTCGCCGGGGCGCTGCAGCAATCCGCGGGCGTTCGGCTCGTCGGCGAGAAGTCGTTCGGGAAGGGAACGGCGCAGCTCAGCCAACCGTTCCAAGACGGCTCGAACATGAAGTATACGGTCGCCGAGTGGCTGACGCCGAACGGGAACACGATCAACAAGAGCGGATTGACGCCGGACGTTCCCGTCTCGCTGCCGTCGTACGCCTCGCTGCCGATCGTCGAGTCCGATCTCGTCATGAAGGAGAACGAATTTTCCGGCGAGATCAAGACCGTCCAGACGATGCTGAAAGCGGTCGGCTTCGATCCGGGCCGGGAGGACGGCTTCTTCGACGCGAACACGACGAAGGCCGTACGGGACTATCAGGCGTCGAAGAAGCTCGAGTCGACCGGGATCGCGACGGGGGAGACGACCCGCGTGCTGATCGAGGATGTCAGAGCGCTGATTCAAGCGAACGATACGCAGTTGGAAAAGGCGGCGGAGTTGGTCAAGGAACAGATGAAATGATCGGTTCGACAACAAACGGTAATAAACAGTTGTAAATAACAGGTGATTGCAATAAACTGGGAATGTCCGCAGCGACGGTACCGATAACCTTCTTTATGACAAGGGAGAGAGAACAGATGCCAGCATTGGATATGCCGTTGGAACAGTTGAAACAATATAAAGGACGCAGTCCGAAGCCGGACGATTTCGACGCGTATTGGTCGAGAGCGTTGGCGGAGCTCGACGCGACGGCGCCGGAAATCGAGCTGACGCCCAGCGCGTTCCAGGCGCCGAACGCGGAATGCTACGATCTGACGTTCACAGGCGTACGGGGCGCTCGGGTGTACGCCAAGCACCTGCGCCCCAAAGGCGCGACGGGACCGACGCCGGCTGTGCTGATCTTCCACGGATATAGCGGCAGCTCGGGCGATTGGGCGGACAAACTCAATTGGGTGAACCTCGGCTTCTCCGTCTTCGCTATGGATTGCCGCGGTCAGGGCGGCAAGTCCGAGGACGTGGGCGGCGTGAAGGGAAATACGCTGCGCGGTCTGTTTATCCGCGGACTGGATTCCGGCCCGGATCACCTGACGATGCGCCACGTCTTCCTTGATACGGCGCAGCTCGCGAGAGCGGCGATGGCGATGCCGGAGATCGACGCGGATC is a genomic window of Paenibacillus antri containing:
- a CDS encoding aminopeptidase translates to MATFEQHLHNYVSLGVRVGVNLQPGQTLVIQAPTTAAELVRLAAKEAYSLGARYVHVEWNDDPLTRIRYELAPEESFGDGPALRAHNYDQLIARDAAFLSLVSANPDLLTGIDPDRVAAATKAMRSAMTNFYDGVRSDKFSWSILAVASEVWADKMFPNEPQERRLETLWNAIFRATRADLADPVGAWNAHLKQLAEKSDYLNAKRYRALHYTAPGTDLVVELADDHQWVAGDSVNEKGTTFVANMPTEEVFTAPKRDGVNGTVRSTKPLNYGGTLIDDFAFTFKDGKIVDFSAGTGGETLKRLLDTDEGARYLGEAALVPHRSPISDTGMIFYNTLFDENASNHLAIGSAYAFSVIGGKTMTKEQLASKGLNDSLTHVDFMIGSAEMNIDGLTADGEREPIFRGGNWAI
- the mgrA gene encoding L-glyceraldehyde 3-phosphate reductase; this encodes MPYAANSSRYEGMKYRRTGASGLKLPAISLGLWHNFGGVDTFENGRDMVRKAFDLGITHFDLANNYGPPPGSAEEMFGRLLKTDLAPYRDELIVSTKAGYYMWPGPYGEWGSRKYIVSSLDQSLKRLNVDYVDIFYSHRPDPETPLEETMAALDHVVRQGKALYVGISNYSAEQTREAVRILRELGTPLLIHQPSYSMFNRWIENGLQDVLQENGVGSIAFTPLAQGLLTNKYLAGDIPSDSRAAKTTSPFLNAKDVTEEKVAKVRKLNEIASARGQSLAQLALAWVLREGRVTSALIGASRASQIEENVAALDNLDFASEELQRIEDVLRG
- a CDS encoding S41 family peptidase; the encoded protein is MSRWKWIPAMLASALAGGAVAYTYASLNQSGISKLENAMDLIEDGYLEPVDRSKLIDGAIEGMLRSLEDPYTTYMDQEEAKAFYESINASFEGIGATMEEIDGRIVVVAPIKGSPAEAAGVKPGDQVIKVGDKSLEGMKVHEAVLLIRGKKGTTADLTIVRDGKEVKLSIVRDTIPLETVYAELREDGVGVIRISSFAETTSEEYLKEAKRLLSEGMKGLVLDLRQNPGGLTDTAEEVAETLVPDGEPIVQFKRRGHPAEVSRSDYNDIGLGELPVVVLIDAGSASAAEIVAGALQQSAGVRLVGEKSFGKGTAQLSQPFQDGSNMKYTVAEWLTPNGNTINKSGLTPDVPVSLPSYASLPIVESDLVMKENEFSGEIKTVQTMLKAVGFDPGREDGFFDANTTKAVRDYQASKKLESTGIATGETTRVLIEDVRALIQANDTQLEKAAELVKEQMK
- a CDS encoding alpha/beta fold hydrolase, producing the protein MPALDMPLEQLKQYKGRSPKPDDFDAYWSRALAELDATAPEIELTPSAFQAPNAECYDLTFTGVRGARVYAKHLRPKGATGPTPAVLIFHGYSGSSGDWADKLNWVNLGFSVFAMDCRGQGGKSEDVGGVKGNTLRGLFIRGLDSGPDHLTMRHVFLDTAQLARAAMAMPEIDADRVGATGGSQGGALALVCAALEPRVKRCVSIFPFLSDYKRVWEMDLAKDAYEELRTYFRLFDPRHEREAEVFNTLGYIDVQYLAERIQGEVLMGISLMDNICPPSTQFAAYNRISAPKSHIIYPDFGHEGLPGFNDDAYLFLSKL